Proteins encoded together in one Salmo trutta chromosome 3, fSalTru1.1, whole genome shotgun sequence window:
- the LOC115176638 gene encoding replication protein A 32 kDa subunit-like — translation MWNQGGSYGDSNMGGGYTQSTGGFASPAASQGGEKKGRQRAQQIVPCTVSQLMSAAQAEDVFRVGEVEVAQVTIVGIIRTTDKSMTNIQYKVDDMTGAPMDVKQWVDTEDPSVDSTVIPPGTYVKVSGNLRSFQNHRSVVAFSVRPLEDMNEITSHMLEVVQAHVLLSKPHNIMMGGGGGMNTSMVPMSRPGMGGNMGGGYSGANDMSANGLIPSQNQVLSLIRSCPDAQGISTQDLKQRLSGMSLAVIKHAVEFLSNEGHIFSTIDEDHFKSTDNDD, via the exons ATGTGGAACCAAG GTGGATCATACGGTGATTCAAACATGGGTGGTGGATACACTCAGTCCACGGGAGGATTCGCATCACCTGCTGCTTCccagggaggagagaagaaaggg AGACAACGTGCCCAACAGATTGTCCCCTGCACAGTGTCCCAGCTCATGTCTGCTGCCCAAGCGGAGGATGTTTTCAGAGTGGGAGAGGTAGAGGTTGCCCAG GTTACCATTGTGGGCATCATCAGAACCACTGACAAATCCATGACCAACATCCAGTACAAAGTTGATGACATGACAGGGGCCCCTATGGACGTGAAGCAGTGGGTAGATACGGAG GATCCCAGTGTGGACAGCACAGTCATCCCCCCAGGCACTTATGTCAAGGTCTCTGGCAATTTGCGCTCCTTCCAG AACCACAGGTCCGTGGTAGCGTTCAGCGTCCGGCCCCTAGAGGACATGAACGAGATCACCTCCCACATGCTGGAGGTGGTGCAGGCACACGTGCTGCTCAGCAAACCACACAATATTATG ATGGGCGGAGGAGGGGGAATGAACACTAGCATGGTGCCCATGTCGCGGCCGGGAATGGGTGGCAACATGGGAGGTGGATATTCGGGTGCCAACGACATGTCCGCTAACGGCCTGATCCCAAGCCAGAACCAG GTGCTGAGCTTGATAAGGAGCTGTCCAGACGCACAGGGTATCAGCACACAGGACTTGAAGCAGAGACTCAGCGGCATGAGCTTGGCTGTCATCAA GCATGCAGTGGAGTTCCTCAGCAACGAAGGACACATCTTCTCCACCATTGACGAGGATCACTTCAAGTCTACGGACAATGACGACTAA
- the themis2 gene encoding protein THEMIS2 isoform X2: MAGTETVMSLQEFIASLDQTCLPRILQVCSGVYFQGSVYELSGSEVCLSTGDLVKVIDIELLSVSCEDTSNNDKFELPINHADLFKMVPEEMPYSTVEEMVSLRPVGLDTCLPFTFTSRCELTLQNFTLGAGMAVTMLHIEQQDGGEERCVRCQLRGQQGASVEVQIPFSCCGEFYECESDQTYTLQEIMSSPHLCSRHFCFSKKTKHRASLFFSPIYQVQAIMHLRKNIVKFPSSLEVDVVDVTTQSQDLTFVTPLTLLEVFAQPDEAFPTMAEILEHHEGQPLFHCTWLAELHKGHPLVLHKRGSSAMVLASGLKGRKARQYFLMSQSYGGRLRRRPREFESVYELYAASTRAPFLTVRVTRHSEELEEEGLLALSVGEQLEVLRCEKVKLNKQTVDVLVCRRLQEVDDDEEEDEEEKEEESEVVHLPLYMQSHFVEKLTDNKKYSLKDLCKAFALPLDVKVVSGDAELEKDPLVGFSSLRLQEATIQPMVQASLPGKPERCFEIPTNWLNMSLSFTNDPLPLTQEYHLETVTEVTDSFYYEFRKLTASDEPPPPRPPKPKPSSRSNPPSGSKPLSGSKTSKATPSPSQPDTPCLPPKSGTLSLLSGLSLDSKKTQRPPAPLPPAFKDDAPPLNPRKPITDVKSGKAQPNNYITSISHKPNNKAAKYEVQADVDSDHDYEQVDDKLRTQDNFLFY; encoded by the exons ATGGCAGGCACTGAAACAGTTATGTCCCTGCAAGAATTCATTGCATCCTTGGATCAAACTTGTCTGCCACGGATTCTGCAGGTTTGCTCTGGGGTATACTTTCAAG GCTCTGTTTATGAGCTGTCGGGAAGCGAGGTGTGCCTGTCCACGGGGGACCTGGTGAAGGTCATCGACATCGAGCTCCTGTCTGTCAGCTGTGAGGACACCAGCAACAATGATAAGTTTGAGCTGCCCATCAACCATGCAG ATCTGTTCAAGATGGTTCCAGAGGAGATGCCATACAGCACAGTGGAGGAGATGGTGAGTCTGAGACCTGTAGGCCTGGACACCTGCCTTCCCTTCACCTTCACCAGCCGATGTGAGCTGACCTTACAGAATTTCACCCTCGGCGCTGGGATGGCCGTGACCATGCTCCACATCGAGCAGCAGGACGGGGGTGAGGAGCGCTGCGTCCGCTGTCAACTCAGAGGCCAGCAGGGGGCGTCGGTTGAAGTGCAAATCCCCTTCTCCTGCTGTGGGGAGTTCTATGAGTGTGAGAGTGACCAGACCTACACCCTCCAGGAGATCATGTCCTCGCCCCACCTCTGCAGCCGGCACTTTTGTTTCAGCAAGAAGACCAAGCACAGGGCATCGCTATTCTTCAGCCCCATATACCAGGTCCAGGCCATCATGCACT TGAGGAAGAACATAGTCAAGTTCCCCTCCAGCTTGGAGGTGGATGTGGTCGACGTGACTACGCAATCCCAAGACTTGACGTTTGTTACCCCGCTCACTCTGCTCGAGGTCTTTGCACAGCCAGACGAGGCCTTCCCCACAATGGCTGAAATACTGGAGCACCATGAGGGCCAGCCTCTGTTCCATTGTACCTGGCTGGCTGAACTACACAAGGGCCATCCTCTAGTCCTTCACAAGCGTGGTTCCTCAGCCATGGTTCTGGCTTCAGGTCTCAAGGGGCGCAAGGCCCGCCAGTACTTCCTAATGTCGCAGAGCTACGGGGGACGGCTGCGACGGAGGCCGCGGGAGTTCGAGTCGGTGTACGAGCTGTACGCCGCCTCGACCCGAGCGCCGTTTCTCACGGTCAGGGTGACGCGGCACagtgaggagctggaggaggaggggCTTCTGGCACTCAGTGTGGGCGAGCAGCTGGAGGTGCTGCGCTGCGAGAAGGTGAAGCTTAATAAACAGACCGTGGACGTCCTTGTATGTAGACGTCTCCAAGAAGTGGACGATgacgaggaggaggatgaagaggagaaggaggaggagagcgaggtGGTCCACTTACCCCTGTACATGCAGAGCCACTTTGTGGAGAAGCTCACTGACAATAAGAAGTACAGCCTGAAGGACTTGTGCAAGGCCTTCGCTCTGCCATTGGACGTTAAGGTGGTGAGTGGTGACGCAGAGCTGGAGAAAGATCCTCTGGTGGGGTTCTCATCCCTGAGGCTGCAGGAGGCTACTATACAGCCCATGGTGCAGGCCAGCCTTCCAGGAAAGCCAGAGAGGTGTTTTGAGATACCCACCAACTGGCTTAACATGTCTTTGTCTTTTACTAACGACCCCTTGCCTTTGACCCAAGAATATCACCTGGAGACAGTTACAGAGGTGACGGACTCATTCTATTACGAATTTCGAAAGCTCACCGCATCAGATGAGCCCCCACCACCACGTCCACCAAAGCCGAAGCCATCATCAAGATCAAATCCGCCGTCAGGCTCAAAGCCATTGTCAGGCTCAAAGACTTCCAAGGCAACCCCTTCACCCTCACAACCAGACACCCCCTGTCTTCCACCCAAAAGCGGCACCCTTTCCCTGTTGAGTGGTCTAAGTCTTGATAGCAAAAAGACTCAAAGGCCCCCTGCTCCTCTGCCTCCG GCTTTCAAGGATGATGCCCCTCCGCTGAATCCAAGAAAGCCTATTACCGATGTCAAGTCAGGCAAGGCTCAGCCAAACAATTACATCACGTCTATAAGTCACAAGCCCAACAATAAAG CGGCGAAATATGAAGTACAAGCAGATGTGGACAGTGACCATGATTATGAGCAAGTGGACGACAAGTTAAGAACACaggacaattttttattttactga
- the LOC115176641 gene encoding enoyl-[acyl-carrier-protein] reductase, mitochondrial isoform X3, with amino-acid sequence MAGFTGSCFLCFKMKVSRIASLLSKRTEVRRHTVCRTFTSGSTTRQQKLSSPRGSICRLESMELPSVGAKSVLVKLLAAPINPSDINMIQGTYAILPDLPAVGGNEGVAQILEVGSQVKALRPGDWVIPRDAGLGTWRTAAVLAEDDVISLPNDIPLFSAATLGVNPCTAFRMLSDFEELKPGDTVIQNAANSGVGQAVIQIAAARGIQTINVVRDRPDLTQLIDRLKAMGASHVIKEETLRRHEMKELFKTCPRPKLALNGVGGKSATELLRHLQYVFRVGGSMVTYGGMAKQPVTVPVSALIFKNVKVKGFWVTQWKRTHSQDEGALRGMLDELCSLIRQGKLTAPACSEVGLQDFRKALDTAMQPFTSAKQVLVV; translated from the exons ATGGCCGGGTTTACGGGCTCATGCTTTTTATGTTTTAAAATGAAGGTGTCACGTATCGCATCGTTATTAAGTAAAAGAACCGAGGTGAGGAGGCATACAGTATGTAGAACATTCACCAGTGGATCCACCACCCGACAACAAAAGCTATCAAGCCCGAGGGGTAGTATTTGTAG GTTGGAGAGCATGGAGCTTCCCTCTGTTGGTGCTAAGAGTGTCCTTGTAAAATTGTTGGCAGCCCCCATCAACCCTTCTGACATAAACATGATCCAAG GTACCTATGCCATCCTACCTGACCTTCCAGCAGTAGGAGGAAACGAGGGGGTGGCCCAGATCCTGGAAGTGGGCAGCCAGGTGAAAGCACTCAGACCAGGGGACTGGGTGATCCCAAGAGATGCTGGATTAG GGACGTGGAGGACAGCAGCGGTTTTAGCTGAAGACGATGTGATCTCTCTGCCCAATGACATCCCCCTGTTCTCTGCAGCCACGCTGGGGGTTAACCCCTGCACTGCTTTTAGGATGCTCTCTGACTTTGAGGAGCTGAAACCAG GTGACACAGTGATCCAGAATGCAGCCAACAGTGGTGTGGGCCAGGCTGTCATACAGATCGCTGCTGCAAGGGGGATCCAAACCATCAACGTGGTCAGAGACAG GCCAGACCTCACACAGCTTATTGACAGGCTGAAGGCTATGGGCGCCAGTCATGTGATCAAAGAGGAGACCCTGAGGCGGCATGAAATGAAGGAACTTTTCAAG ACCTGTCCAAGGCCAAAGCTGGCACTGAACGGAGTTGGGGGAAAGAGTGCAACAGAACTCCTCCGTCACTTACAGTACGTATTCAG AGTTGGAGGGTCGATGGTGACTTATGGAGGGATGGCCAAGCAGCCAGTCACTGTTCCTGTG agtgCCCTGATCTTCAAAAATGTGAAAGTCAAAGGGTTCTGGGTCACCCAGTGGAAGAGAACCCACTCTCAGG ATGAGGGGGCCTTACGGGGAATGCTGGATGAGCTCTGCTCCCTGATCCGCCAGGGAAAGCTGACCGCACCTGCCTGTTCCGAGGTAGGCCTCCAAGACTTCCGGAAAGCACTGGACACTGCCATGCAGCCGTTCACCTCAGCCAAACAGGTCCTGGTCGTGTGA
- the themis2 gene encoding protein THEMIS2 isoform X1, giving the protein MAGTETVMSLQEFIASLDQTCLPRILQVCSGVYFQGSVYELSGSEVCLSTGDLVKVIDIELLSVSCEDTSNNDKFELPINHADLFKMVPEEMPYSTVEEMVSLRPVGLDTCLPFTFTSRCELTLQNFTLGAGMAVTMLHIEQQDGGEERCVRCQLRGQQGASVEVQIPFSCCGEFYECESDQTYTLQEIMSSPHLCSRHFCFSKKTKHRASLFFSPIYQVQAIMHLRKNIVKFPSSLEVDVVDVTTQSQDLTFVTPLTLLEVFAQPDEAFPTMAEILEHHEGQPLFHCTWLAELHKGHPLVLHKRGSSAMVLASGLKGRKARQYFLMSQSYGGRLRRRPREFESVYELYAASTRAPFLTVRVTRHSEELEEEGLLALSVGEQLEVLRCEKVKLNKQTVDVLVCRRLQEVDDDEEEDEEEKEEESEVVHLPLYMQSHFVEKLTDNKKYSLKDLCKAFALPLDVKVVSGDAELEKDPLVGFSSLRLQEATIQPMVQASLPGKPERCFEIPTNWLNMSLSFTNDPLPLTQEYHLETVTEVTDSFYYEFRKLTASDEPPPPRPPKPKPSSRSNPPSGSKPLSGSKTSKATPSPSQPDTPCLPPKSGTLSLLSGLSLDSKKTQRPPAPLPPAFKDDAPPLNPRKPITDVKSGKAQPNNYITSISHKPNNKAAAKYEVQADVDSDHDYEQVDDKLRTQDNFLFY; this is encoded by the exons ATGGCAGGCACTGAAACAGTTATGTCCCTGCAAGAATTCATTGCATCCTTGGATCAAACTTGTCTGCCACGGATTCTGCAGGTTTGCTCTGGGGTATACTTTCAAG GCTCTGTTTATGAGCTGTCGGGAAGCGAGGTGTGCCTGTCCACGGGGGACCTGGTGAAGGTCATCGACATCGAGCTCCTGTCTGTCAGCTGTGAGGACACCAGCAACAATGATAAGTTTGAGCTGCCCATCAACCATGCAG ATCTGTTCAAGATGGTTCCAGAGGAGATGCCATACAGCACAGTGGAGGAGATGGTGAGTCTGAGACCTGTAGGCCTGGACACCTGCCTTCCCTTCACCTTCACCAGCCGATGTGAGCTGACCTTACAGAATTTCACCCTCGGCGCTGGGATGGCCGTGACCATGCTCCACATCGAGCAGCAGGACGGGGGTGAGGAGCGCTGCGTCCGCTGTCAACTCAGAGGCCAGCAGGGGGCGTCGGTTGAAGTGCAAATCCCCTTCTCCTGCTGTGGGGAGTTCTATGAGTGTGAGAGTGACCAGACCTACACCCTCCAGGAGATCATGTCCTCGCCCCACCTCTGCAGCCGGCACTTTTGTTTCAGCAAGAAGACCAAGCACAGGGCATCGCTATTCTTCAGCCCCATATACCAGGTCCAGGCCATCATGCACT TGAGGAAGAACATAGTCAAGTTCCCCTCCAGCTTGGAGGTGGATGTGGTCGACGTGACTACGCAATCCCAAGACTTGACGTTTGTTACCCCGCTCACTCTGCTCGAGGTCTTTGCACAGCCAGACGAGGCCTTCCCCACAATGGCTGAAATACTGGAGCACCATGAGGGCCAGCCTCTGTTCCATTGTACCTGGCTGGCTGAACTACACAAGGGCCATCCTCTAGTCCTTCACAAGCGTGGTTCCTCAGCCATGGTTCTGGCTTCAGGTCTCAAGGGGCGCAAGGCCCGCCAGTACTTCCTAATGTCGCAGAGCTACGGGGGACGGCTGCGACGGAGGCCGCGGGAGTTCGAGTCGGTGTACGAGCTGTACGCCGCCTCGACCCGAGCGCCGTTTCTCACGGTCAGGGTGACGCGGCACagtgaggagctggaggaggaggggCTTCTGGCACTCAGTGTGGGCGAGCAGCTGGAGGTGCTGCGCTGCGAGAAGGTGAAGCTTAATAAACAGACCGTGGACGTCCTTGTATGTAGACGTCTCCAAGAAGTGGACGATgacgaggaggaggatgaagaggagaaggaggaggagagcgaggtGGTCCACTTACCCCTGTACATGCAGAGCCACTTTGTGGAGAAGCTCACTGACAATAAGAAGTACAGCCTGAAGGACTTGTGCAAGGCCTTCGCTCTGCCATTGGACGTTAAGGTGGTGAGTGGTGACGCAGAGCTGGAGAAAGATCCTCTGGTGGGGTTCTCATCCCTGAGGCTGCAGGAGGCTACTATACAGCCCATGGTGCAGGCCAGCCTTCCAGGAAAGCCAGAGAGGTGTTTTGAGATACCCACCAACTGGCTTAACATGTCTTTGTCTTTTACTAACGACCCCTTGCCTTTGACCCAAGAATATCACCTGGAGACAGTTACAGAGGTGACGGACTCATTCTATTACGAATTTCGAAAGCTCACCGCATCAGATGAGCCCCCACCACCACGTCCACCAAAGCCGAAGCCATCATCAAGATCAAATCCGCCGTCAGGCTCAAAGCCATTGTCAGGCTCAAAGACTTCCAAGGCAACCCCTTCACCCTCACAACCAGACACCCCCTGTCTTCCACCCAAAAGCGGCACCCTTTCCCTGTTGAGTGGTCTAAGTCTTGATAGCAAAAAGACTCAAAGGCCCCCTGCTCCTCTGCCTCCG GCTTTCAAGGATGATGCCCCTCCGCTGAATCCAAGAAAGCCTATTACCGATGTCAAGTCAGGCAAGGCTCAGCCAAACAATTACATCACGTCTATAAGTCACAAGCCCAACAATAAAG CAGCGGCGAAATATGAAGTACAAGCAGATGTGGACAGTGACCATGATTATGAGCAAGTGGACGACAAGTTAAGAACACaggacaattttttattttactga
- the LOC115176641 gene encoding enoyl-[acyl-carrier-protein] reductase, mitochondrial isoform X2, with protein MAGFTGSCFLCFKMKVSRIASLLSKRTEVRRHTVCRTFTSGSTTRQQKLSSPRGSICRYSTESSINGCTALLYRNHGDPSQVVQLESMELPSVGAKSVLVKLLAAPINPSDINMIQGTYAILPDLPAVGGNEGVAQILEVGSQVKALRPGDWVIPRDAGLGTWRTAAVLAEDDVISLPNDIPLFSAATLGVNPCTAFRMLSDFEELKPGDTVIQNAANSGVGQAVIQIAAARGIQTINVVRDRPDLTQLIDRLKAMGASHVIKEETLRRHEMKELFKTCPRPKLALNGVGGKSATELLRHLQVGGSMVTYGGMAKQPVTVPVSALIFKNVKVKGFWVTQWKRTHSQDEGALRGMLDELCSLIRQGKLTAPACSEVGLQDFRKALDTAMQPFTSAKQVLVV; from the exons ATGGCCGGGTTTACGGGCTCATGCTTTTTATGTTTTAAAATGAAGGTGTCACGTATCGCATCGTTATTAAGTAAAAGAACCGAGGTGAGGAGGCATACAGTATGTAGAACATTCACCAGTGGATCCACCACCCGACAACAAAAGCTATCAAGCCCGAGGGGTAGTATTTGTAGGTATTCAACTGAATCTTCAATCAATGGTTGTACGGCCCTGTTGTACAGAAACCACGGCGACCCGTCTCAAGTTGTTCA GTTGGAGAGCATGGAGCTTCCCTCTGTTGGTGCTAAGAGTGTCCTTGTAAAATTGTTGGCAGCCCCCATCAACCCTTCTGACATAAACATGATCCAAG GTACCTATGCCATCCTACCTGACCTTCCAGCAGTAGGAGGAAACGAGGGGGTGGCCCAGATCCTGGAAGTGGGCAGCCAGGTGAAAGCACTCAGACCAGGGGACTGGGTGATCCCAAGAGATGCTGGATTAG GGACGTGGAGGACAGCAGCGGTTTTAGCTGAAGACGATGTGATCTCTCTGCCCAATGACATCCCCCTGTTCTCTGCAGCCACGCTGGGGGTTAACCCCTGCACTGCTTTTAGGATGCTCTCTGACTTTGAGGAGCTGAAACCAG GTGACACAGTGATCCAGAATGCAGCCAACAGTGGTGTGGGCCAGGCTGTCATACAGATCGCTGCTGCAAGGGGGATCCAAACCATCAACGTGGTCAGAGACAG GCCAGACCTCACACAGCTTATTGACAGGCTGAAGGCTATGGGCGCCAGTCATGTGATCAAAGAGGAGACCCTGAGGCGGCATGAAATGAAGGAACTTTTCAAG ACCTGTCCAAGGCCAAAGCTGGCACTGAACGGAGTTGGGGGAAAGAGTGCAACAGAACTCCTCCGTCACTTACA AGTTGGAGGGTCGATGGTGACTTATGGAGGGATGGCCAAGCAGCCAGTCACTGTTCCTGTG agtgCCCTGATCTTCAAAAATGTGAAAGTCAAAGGGTTCTGGGTCACCCAGTGGAAGAGAACCCACTCTCAGG ATGAGGGGGCCTTACGGGGAATGCTGGATGAGCTCTGCTCCCTGATCCGCCAGGGAAAGCTGACCGCACCTGCCTGTTCCGAGGTAGGCCTCCAAGACTTCCGGAAAGCACTGGACACTGCCATGCAGCCGTTCACCTCAGCCAAACAGGTCCTGGTCGTGTGA
- the LOC115176641 gene encoding enoyl-[acyl-carrier-protein] reductase, mitochondrial isoform X1 has protein sequence MAGFTGSCFLCFKMKVSRIASLLSKRTEVRRHTVCRTFTSGSTTRQQKLSSPRGSICRYSTESSINGCTALLYRNHGDPSQVVQLESMELPSVGAKSVLVKLLAAPINPSDINMIQGTYAILPDLPAVGGNEGVAQILEVGSQVKALRPGDWVIPRDAGLGTWRTAAVLAEDDVISLPNDIPLFSAATLGVNPCTAFRMLSDFEELKPGDTVIQNAANSGVGQAVIQIAAARGIQTINVVRDRPDLTQLIDRLKAMGASHVIKEETLRRHEMKELFKTCPRPKLALNGVGGKSATELLRHLQYVFRVGGSMVTYGGMAKQPVTVPVSALIFKNVKVKGFWVTQWKRTHSQDEGALRGMLDELCSLIRQGKLTAPACSEVGLQDFRKALDTAMQPFTSAKQVLVV, from the exons ATGGCCGGGTTTACGGGCTCATGCTTTTTATGTTTTAAAATGAAGGTGTCACGTATCGCATCGTTATTAAGTAAAAGAACCGAGGTGAGGAGGCATACAGTATGTAGAACATTCACCAGTGGATCCACCACCCGACAACAAAAGCTATCAAGCCCGAGGGGTAGTATTTGTAGGTATTCAACTGAATCTTCAATCAATGGTTGTACGGCCCTGTTGTACAGAAACCACGGCGACCCGTCTCAAGTTGTTCA GTTGGAGAGCATGGAGCTTCCCTCTGTTGGTGCTAAGAGTGTCCTTGTAAAATTGTTGGCAGCCCCCATCAACCCTTCTGACATAAACATGATCCAAG GTACCTATGCCATCCTACCTGACCTTCCAGCAGTAGGAGGAAACGAGGGGGTGGCCCAGATCCTGGAAGTGGGCAGCCAGGTGAAAGCACTCAGACCAGGGGACTGGGTGATCCCAAGAGATGCTGGATTAG GGACGTGGAGGACAGCAGCGGTTTTAGCTGAAGACGATGTGATCTCTCTGCCCAATGACATCCCCCTGTTCTCTGCAGCCACGCTGGGGGTTAACCCCTGCACTGCTTTTAGGATGCTCTCTGACTTTGAGGAGCTGAAACCAG GTGACACAGTGATCCAGAATGCAGCCAACAGTGGTGTGGGCCAGGCTGTCATACAGATCGCTGCTGCAAGGGGGATCCAAACCATCAACGTGGTCAGAGACAG GCCAGACCTCACACAGCTTATTGACAGGCTGAAGGCTATGGGCGCCAGTCATGTGATCAAAGAGGAGACCCTGAGGCGGCATGAAATGAAGGAACTTTTCAAG ACCTGTCCAAGGCCAAAGCTGGCACTGAACGGAGTTGGGGGAAAGAGTGCAACAGAACTCCTCCGTCACTTACAGTACGTATTCAG AGTTGGAGGGTCGATGGTGACTTATGGAGGGATGGCCAAGCAGCCAGTCACTGTTCCTGTG agtgCCCTGATCTTCAAAAATGTGAAAGTCAAAGGGTTCTGGGTCACCCAGTGGAAGAGAACCCACTCTCAGG ATGAGGGGGCCTTACGGGGAATGCTGGATGAGCTCTGCTCCCTGATCCGCCAGGGAAAGCTGACCGCACCTGCCTGTTCCGAGGTAGGCCTCCAAGACTTCCGGAAAGCACTGGACACTGCCATGCAGCCGTTCACCTCAGCCAAACAGGTCCTGGTCGTGTGA